GGGCCGCGTCGATCGCCTGGTCCGCCGCCTTAAGGTACTGAATCGTGGGGGCCGTCCCGCCGAGTGCTGCCTTGGTCACCAATTCGTCGATCAGGTATCGGTGCAGGTACGCGAGATCGAGCTTGCGCCAGGCCGCACTCCGTTCCGGAGCCAGCGTCGCCAGAACCTCGCGGCGGGTGAATCGGGCGGTATATGCTTGGCCCTTCCCGGTCACGTAGACGCACAGATCGTCGGCCGAATTCCAGGGCAGCAGCTTCTCGGGCTCGTTCACGCCGCCGGCCGGCTTCATCATCAGTCCCTGGGCCAGTGACTCGATCACCCTCGCCGGCGCGACCTTGCCGAAGCCCGACAGCACCCGGTGAGTAGGCATGATCACTGCCCCGGGATCCTCCATGGCGCACAAGCCGATCAGGGTAAAGTGTGCGGGGTGGTCCGCGGGCAGGGCCTGCTCGCCCCGCAGCTGGTCGCGGTAGTTCAGGGCGGTGCCGTACCGATGATGCCCGTCGGCGATGAACACCGGCCGGCGAGCCAGATGCTCGGCCACCGCACGGGCGATCTTGGCGTCCCGCAACACCCACAGCCGATTGACCACTCCCTCCATCGTCGCGGTCACGTCGGCCGGTCGGCTGCGGGGGTCGAGCAGCTTGCTCACCGCGTGATCCGGATCACTATACAGGCCAAAAACCGCCGAGAGCTGGCAGCGGGTGGCCTGCATCAGCTTGAGCCGGTCGGCTTTCGGGCCGCCGAAGGTCTGCTCGTGGGGGAACACCGTTCCGGTCCCGAACGGCTCCAAGCGCATGCGAGCGAAGAACTTGCGGCGTAGGAAGCGCTTGCCGCCGAAGCTGTATTCCTGGTGATACACGTACAGCGCGGGCTGGTCGTCGAGAGCGAGGGTACCGTCCTGCCGCCATTGCTGGAGCGTCCCGGCGGCCTGGGCATAGACCTCATCGGGGCCGGCCTCCTTGGGCGGCACGTGCGGCAGGTCGATGGCCACGATGTTGCGGTCGTGCCCACGCAACAGGGCGGCCTTGTCGTCCGCGCTGAGCACGTCATAGGGCGGAGCGATCAGGCGGTCCCACTGGCCGACGCAACGACTCGGGCTGTAACGCAACGCTCGAAACGGCATGATCTCTGGCACGGTTCGCCCTCGGTACACGGCGACGTCAACTCAACACGGTCAGGCTAACCTGCTTGCAGAGGAGCATCAAGGGGGGGCGAAGACGTCGGGGCGAACACGCCGAATGGAGGATTGGGATGTATGCACCCTGCGGGGATTTCCGGAGCGCATCCGCACTGTCTCCGCTCTCCATGCTCTACGCTCACTTGCCCAGCGTTGCGGTATGCAATGCCGGGGTTATCATGCCCCACGATGAGACGCCGCCCCAGTTTCTTCGACCGCATCGCCGCCTTGGTGGCCGGCAACCACGCCCGGCGGGTTTACGAAGGCCTCCAAGCCGCCACCCGCCGGGCAACGGCCGTACAGGAACAAGTTCTGTTGGCCAAGATTCGCCGCAACGCGGACAGCGACTTCGGCCGCAAGTACCATTTCGATCGCATCCGCTCGGCCGCGGATTTCACCCGCGAGGTGCCTATCCTGCGATACGAGGACTTCCACCCCTACATCGAGCGGGTCAAGGCGGGCGAATGGAGTGCCCTGTTCGGCGGACGGCAGCGCGTGCACATGTTCGCGATGAGCAGTGGCACCACCGAGCAACCCAAGTACATCCCCGTCACCGACGCCTTCCTGAACGAGTACCGCCAGGGGTGGAACGCATTCGGCATCAAAGCCCTGCTCGATCATCCGGTGGCCATGCTCCGCGGTATCGTTCAAGTCAGCTCGCGGATGGATGAAGCCCGCACCCAGACCGGCATCCCCTGCGGCGCGATCACCGGGCTGATGGCCGCCACGCAGAAGTGGCTGGTCCGCAAGTACTACATCACCCCGAGATGCCTGGCTGAGATCGACGATGCCGCCGCCAAGCACTACACCATCATGCGGCTCGCGGTCCCGGCCGACGCCGCCTTTGTCATCACCGCCAGCCCGGCCACCCAGCTCAAGCTCGCCCGCACGGCCGACCACTGCCGCGAGCAGATCATCCGCGACGTTCATGATGGAACGCTCCGCGCCGACCTGCCC
Above is a window of Phycisphaerae bacterium DNA encoding:
- a CDS encoding DUF1015 domain-containing protein gives rise to the protein MPEIMPFRALRYSPSRCVGQWDRLIAPPYDVLSADDKAALLRGHDRNIVAIDLPHVPPKEAGPDEVYAQAAGTLQQWRQDGTLALDDQPALYVYHQEYSFGGKRFLRRKFFARMRLEPFGTGTVFPHEQTFGGPKADRLKLMQATRCQLSAVFGLYSDPDHAVSKLLDPRSRPADVTATMEGVVNRLWVLRDAKIARAVAEHLARRPVFIADGHHRYGTALNYRDQLRGEQALPADHPAHFTLIGLCAMEDPGAVIMPTHRVLSGFGKVAPARVIESLAQGLMMKPAGGVNEPEKLLPWNSADDLCVYVTGKGQAYTARFTRREVLATLAPERSAAWRKLDLAYLHRYLIDELVTKAALGGTAPTIQYLKAADQAIDAARQCHGIALLCKPCTMAELKAVSEAGDLMPQKSTYFYPKLATGLVINPLE